Within Celeribacter marinus, the genomic segment TCAATGACTTATTGTAGTCGTCGCTCATTGTAGCGCCATACTGATCTATTTTTCGATCAAACCGACGATCAAGCGTCCCTTTGGCGAACTTGATCGACTGCACAAGAATCCGCGCAGACAAGGTTTGCGGCTTGATATCATAGCTAAGCGACAAGCGCGTTCGTTTGGGGCTAAGCGCCACAATGTCCGCAGTGAGCACCATATCAAGGCCTCCAGACTTCGCAGCCACGACCAAATTGGTCGGGTCACAATACGTCACCACTTCGGCGACGATATCGCGGGTTTTGCCGCGAAACGGAACTTTCATAGTCCAACCCGCACCAACATCGCGCGGCTGGGCGGGATCTTTGCGTGACACGTCGATACCACGCCGCATTGCTTGGCGCTCCAACGCCTCGAAATTAGCAATGCGCTCAAACACGTATGCCGCAGGTGCGTCGATATCCTTGCGTGTCGAAAACTTCATACCGCTTCACCTCACTCAACCAATCACTGGAATATCCAATTATTCAATCTCGTCCGCAAGCCACTTAGCCAAAAGATAATGTGCAATTGCACCTTTTCTCGCGGGTTTAAGCGTTGGGTGCATCCCCGCCATCG encodes:
- a CDS encoding SRPBCC family protein; translation: MKFSTRKDIDAPAAYVFERIANFEALERQAMRRGIDVSRKDPAQPRDVGAGWTMKVPFRGKTRDIVAEVVTYCDPTNLVVAAKSGGLDMVLTADIVALSPKRTRLSLSYDIKPQTLSARILVQSIKFAKGTLDRRFDRKIDQYGATMSDDYNKSLMS